Genomic segment of Streptomyces sp. NBC_01210:
AGCATTTTCGGCATCGATCCTGGTTCAGCGCAGATTTCCCACAGGAGTGGCAGGCATGGGGGATCAGTGGAGGACGGGCGCTAGGTATAAAACTGCCGGACGTTGTTGACACCTGGGTCTCCTACCACTACGGAGATCTGGCATGCCCCCTTCAGTCAGACTGCAGCAGGACCGTCAGGCCCAGCGACGCCTGGCGGTCCTGCGTCACGCCGAGGAAGTCACCGGAAACGTCTCACTGACCTGCCGGTACTACGGGATCAGCCGCAATTGCTTCTACAAGTGGCAGCGGCGTTACCAGGAAGAAGGCCTTGACGGCCTGCGCGACCGCTCCAGCAGGCCCCACCACTGCCCCCACGCCACCCAGGCCGATGTGGTCAACAAGATCGTCCATCTGCGGCAGAACTACCACTTCGGGCCAATGAAGATCAAGATGTACCTCAAGCGGTACCACGACATCGAGATCGCCTGCTCTGCGGTCTACCGCATCCTCAAAAAGCTGGGCATGAATCGGCTGCCTGCCTCCCAGCGCTACAAGCGCCACGACAAGCGCTACACCCGCTACGAGAAGCAGCTGCCCGGCAACCGGGTCCAGGTCGATGTCAAGTTCATCGAACCGGTCGGCGTCCCGGCCGAGACCTCCGCCCCGGCCCCGGTCACCGGCAAGCTTCCGAAGGCACGGCGCCGAGCCAAGTACTACCAGTTCACCGCCATAGACGACTGCACCCGGCTGCGGGTGCTGCGTATCTACCCGCGGTGCGACCAGAAGACCGCCATTCAGTTCCTCGACTACCTCCTGGAGCGCTTGCCGTTCCGGGTCGAGGTGATCCAGACCGACAACGGCGCGGAGTTCCAGTCCGCCTTCCACTGGCACGTGCTGGACAAGGGCATCGCCCACACCTACATCAAACCGGCGTCCCCGCACCTCAACGGCAAGGTCGAACGCTCCCACCGCATCGATGCCGAGGAGTTCTACCGCATGCTCGCCGGCATCGTCATCGATGACACCGGCGTCTTCAACGACAAACTCCGCGAGTGGGAGGACTACTACAACTACCATCGCCCGCACGGCGCTCTCGGTGGCCAAACTCCCTACGAACGCCTCAAGCAGAAGACCCAGACCCGGGTGTAACCCAGCTCCGGCAGATGCACACCTAGTACGAGGCCGCTGACGAAGTACCCACCGGTAGTGAATGGGAACCCCGGTCGTCGACGCCGAACGAGGGAGAACATTCATGGTGCAGTCGGTACAGAGAGCGGTCCCCATCCTCAGGGAGCTCGCCACGGCGGGACCGAGGCTCGGCGTCACCGACCTGGCCGAGCGCCTGGATGTCGCCAAGCCGACTGCCCACGCATTGCTGCGGACCCTTGAGGGCGAAGGCATGGTGCTCCAGGACGCGGAGACGGGCAAGTACTGTCTGGGGCCCGGACTGGTGCAGCTGGGCAACGCCTACCTGGGCACCCAAGAACTGCGTACCCGGGCTCTGACCTGGGCGGACTTGCTGGCCACGCGTGTGGGTGAGGCTGTATGGGTGGGGCG
This window contains:
- a CDS encoding IS481 family transposase; the encoded protein is MPPSVRLQQDRQAQRRLAVLRHAEEVTGNVSLTCRYYGISRNCFYKWQRRYQEEGLDGLRDRSSRPHHCPHATQADVVNKIVHLRQNYHFGPMKIKMYLKRYHDIEIACSAVYRILKKLGMNRLPASQRYKRHDKRYTRYEKQLPGNRVQVDVKFIEPVGVPAETSAPAPVTGKLPKARRRAKYYQFTAIDDCTRLRVLRIYPRCDQKTAIQFLDYLLERLPFRVEVIQTDNGAEFQSAFHWHVLDKGIAHTYIKPASPHLNGKVERSHRIDAEEFYRMLAGIVIDDTGVFNDKLREWEDYYNYHRPHGALGGQTPYERLKQKTQTRV